In a single window of the Euleptes europaea isolate rEulEur1 chromosome 4, rEulEur1.hap1, whole genome shotgun sequence genome:
- the LOC130476817 gene encoding myogenesis-regulating glycosidase-like, with product MATQPFRHRGKEDRPRQGGNGRRAEQRPESKASPHQHFGAGVLAMGLLIAVVAGCYYLVLLWRSERVKTERMDLKTDGFIIKNQNGEVVFEVAFQSGVLDLESCSKEGEILTCSRSDKGKLNFFIQTVKPKDTVMCYRVRWEEFVADTVVEHKMFWGDSHWYGGCEMSVQHWPIQLLGYQEPMPFVTSDVYSFRNSFGGILERYWISSKAAAIKINDSVPFHLGFNSSERSLFLQARYKDSPYKPPLGKQPFPELSYRVCVGSDITSVHKHMVQKYFKKPFKIPSENIFKFPIWSTWALYKKEIDQEKLLEFAQTILKYSFKYSHIEIDDMYMQNYGDFDFDPLKFPNALGLFEKLKKDGFNVTLWIHPFIHVNSPNFEIGKERRHFVTEPEGQVPAMVKWWNGMGAILDFTNPSAREWFQSQLRQLCTKYGILSFKFDAGETCYLPEEFSTFEPLPDPSIWSRNYAEVAIPFYEFAEVRVGYRSQHVPCFVRIIDRDSIWDHELGLKSVIPTVLTVGLLGYPFILPDMIGGNFLPNKTGGAVDLPDRDLYIRWLELSAFLPAMQFSIPPWLYDREVTEIAQKFTELRESLVAPLLLELAKEVAALGDPLIRPIWWVSPGDEFAHQINSQFLIGDAFMVAPVLESGMLKRDIYLPAGKWKSYKGELFTKTPVLLADYPVDLDEAAYFSLVS from the coding sequence ATGGCAACTCAACCCTTCCGGCATCGAGGAAAAGAAGACCGACCACGACAAGGGGGCAATGGCCGCAGAGCTGAGCAGAGGCCAGAGTCTAAGGCATCCCCACACCAACATTTTGGGGCAGGTGTATTAGCCATGGGACTCCTCATAGCTGTGGTTGCAGGGTGCTACTACCTGGTTTTGCTTTGGAGGTCAGAGAGGGTGAAGACGGAGCGGATGGACCTGAAGACAGATGGGTTCATCATCAAAAACCAGAACGGGGAGGTGGTCTTCGAGGTGGCCTTCCAGTCGGGGGTGCTGGATCTGGAGTCGTGCTCGAAGGAGGGGGAAATTTTAACCTGCAGCAGGTCGGACAAAGGCAAGCTCAATTTCTTCATACAGACGGTCAAGCCCAAGGACACCGTGATGTGCTACCGCGTCCGGTGGGAGGAATTTGTGGCCGACACAGTGGTCGAACACAAAATGTTCTGGGGGGATTCCCACTGGTACGGGGGTTGCGAGATGAGTGTTCAACACTGGCCAATCCAGCTCCTGGGATACCAAGAACCCATGCCATTCGTGACTAGCGATGTGTATTCTTTcaggaacagctttggaggcatcTTGGAGAGATACTGGATCTCCTCCAAAGCCGCAGCCATCAAGATTAATGACTCTGTGCCCTTTCACCTTGGGTTCAATTCTTCTGAAAGGTCTCTCTTCTTGCAGGCCAGGTATAAAGATTCCCCCTATAAGCCTCCCCTGGGAAAGCAGCCTTTCCCAGAACTGAGTTACCGTGTCTGTGTAGGTTCAGACATTACATCTGTCCACAAACACATGGTTCAGAAGTATTTCAAGAAACCTTTTAAGATACCATCAGAAAACATCTTCAAGTTTCCAATCTGGTCGACATGGGCTTTGTACAAAAAAGAGATTGACCAGGAGAAACTTCTGGAATTTGCACAGACAATTCTAAAGTACAGTTTTAAATATAGCCACATTGAAATAGATGACATGTACATGCAGAATTATGGTGACTTTGACTTCGATCCATTAAAGTTCCCTAATGCGTTAGGACTGTTTGAAAAACTTAAGAAAGACGGATTTAATGTCACCTTGTGGATACATCCCTTCATACATGTAAATTCCCCAAACTTTGAGATAGGGAAAGAGAGACGGCATTTTGTGACAGAGCCAGAGGGGCAAGTTCCTGCCATGGTCAAGTGGTGGAATGGCATGGGTGCCATCTTGGATTTCACCAACCCTTCTGCCAGGGAATGGTTtcagagccagctgaggcagctctGCACAAAATATGGCATATTGTCCTTCAAATTTGATGCTGGGGAGACATGTTACCTCCCTGAGGAGTTCAGCACCTTTGAGCCCTTGCCAGACCCCAGCATCTGGTCCAGAAACTATGCAGAAGTTGCCATTCCGTTTTATGAGTTCGCTGAAGTCCGTGTTGGTTACCGATCCCAGCATGTCCCTTGTTTTGTCCGTATCATTGACCGGGATTCAATTTGGGATCATGAGCTTGGACTCAAGTCCGTGATTCCTACCGTGTTGACCGTCGGCCTTTTGGGATACCCTTTCATATTGCCAGATATGATTGGTGGAAACTTTCTTCCCAACAAGACAGGAGGTGCCGTAGACCTCCCAGACCGGGACCTGTACATTCGCTGGCTGGAGCTGTCAGCATTTCTGCCGGCCATGCAGTTCTCCATCCCACCTTGGCTGTATGACAGGGAAGTCACTGAAATTGCTCAGAAGTTTACTGAGCTTCGTGAATCCCTGGTTGCTCCTCTTTTGCTGGAGCTGGCCAAGGAAGTTGCTGCCTTGGGGGACCCTCTTATAAGGCCCATCTGGTGGGTTTCTCCTGGCGATGAGTTTGCCCACCAAATCAATTCCCAGTTCCTCATTGGGGATGCATTCATGGTGGCTCCTGTCTTGGAGTCAGGCATGTTAAAGAGAGACATCTACCTCCCAGCAGGTAAATGGAAGAGCTACAAAGGAGAACTCTTCACAAAGACTCCCGTCCTGCTTGCGGACTACCCAGTTGACTTGGACGAAGCTGCTTATTTCTCCTTGGTTTCCTAA